The Ichthyobacterium seriolicida sequence TACATCTGATATACCTCAACAACCTTCTATATCTCTTGGCACTCCAGATTTATCTGTATACGAAATGATTGGGGCTCTATCGGTATTTGCTAATAAGGGCATGTATATAGAACCTAAATATATACTTAGGATAGAAGATAGGTACGGTAGTGTATTATTAAATCGAGAAAACACTGGAATAGTGAGAGAGGTCATGAGTGAAGAAGATTCTTTTGCCACATTAAAACTTATGACAGGTGTCACCCAGTATGGAACTGGAGTTCGGCTTAGGACTAGTCACATGAGTTATCCTTTTGATTCTTCTACTGGTTATCCTTATGCATTTGTAAATGAAATAGCTGGTAAGACAGGGACTACTAATAATCATTCTGATGGATGGTTTACTGGAATAGTGCCTAATTTAGCGACTTGTGTTTGGGTTGGAAATGAAGATCGCTCTGCGCATTTCGAAGATTTAACATTTGGACAGGGGGCTACTACAGCTCTGCCTATTTGGGCTTTGTTTATGAGAAAGTGTTATAACGATTCTACACTGAATGTCAGTATGGATAATTTTGAATCTCCTGAGAATATGAAAATAAATGTAGATTGTAAAGATGGGGTATACAATGATAAAAAAAACGATACGGAGTTTTGAAATAAAACAAAGAAATATATTTGCATCTCTTTTCAAGTACACAATCTATGATTAGATATTTTATCTCTTTTTCCCAAAAGAAGAGAAATATAATTTTTCTTTTGACTTTTTTAATTACGTATATATCCCACGGTCAAGAGAAACACACGAAATTGCATAAAATAATTCAGGGTGAAACAGTTTACAGCATATGTAAAATGTACAGTATCTCGGAGGATGCGTTTTTTAAATATAATCCTGATATTAATAGAGATAGTCTTAAAATAGGTGATAGTGTAATTATAGTTGATGATAACTATATTAGTTATCACGTCAAGAGCAAGGAAACGCTTTTTTCAATCAGCAGGGAGTACAATATATCTATAGATGAACTTAAAAGAATAAATCCTTTTTTAAAAGATGGGCTTAAAGCAGGAAATGTATTATTGATACCAGTGGTGAAAGAAGAGGATTTAAACGATGTAGATGTCGCATTAGAATCAGACTTGGATACCCAAAAAAGAGTAGAGAGCATAGAGCTGGGGATTACAGAGGATAATTCTCAGAGATATTATGACAGCTTAGATATAAAAGCAGCACAACGAGTCGATTACGTCAGTGTAAAAGACACATTACATAAAAGATCTTTAGATGTTTGTCTTATGTTGCCATTCAATAAATCAGAAGTGTCTTATAGCTTTTATAATGGGGTGCGTTTTGCCTTAGATTCTATTAGTATAGAAGGGGTTGATATAAAACTATCAGTATACGACACAAGGAATGATAGGAGAATTATAGATAGCATAATAAAACGAGATGATTTCTCTAATACAGATATTATTATAGGTCCTCTTTATAGTTCAAACGTAGAATTCTTGTCAGATAAGTTAAGGGGGCGTATTCCCATTATTGTTTCGCCTCTATCTAAAAGAATAGTCTTAGATAAGAGACCTAATATAGTTAATACTGTCTCTTATGCAGAGGATATGCATAATACTATTCTATCTTATTTTGTTCAGAACTATAGTTCTGGAAGAATATGTATAGTTGGAACTTACGACGACTATAAGGAATTTTTAAAGGTTAAGAAATTTATTTCTAAGGTAGCTCCTATAGATAGTGTACAATCCATATTATTGGAAAAACATAAATTGGAGAGAGATACTCTTATGGTTAAGATAGATTCATTTGCTGTGAACAATTTTATATTGGCTACCAAAGATGATGTTATCACAACAGATTTAATAAGTAGTGTATATGGATTAGGAGATACTGTAATACCCAAGATTTTTCTATTAGAAAAAACAGATATGATTGAAAAATTGGAAAGCGAATATTTGTCTAATGTAGAATTACATTTTCCAGATGTGAATCATATAGATTATCGAGATGAAGACACAAAAGAATTTCTGAAAAGGTATAGAAATAAATACTACACAGAGCCAGATAAATACGGGCTCATAGGCTTTGATGTCACTTATGATATTTTATCAAAAAAAATATTTGGCAAAGATATAAACACTCCAACAAAGGGTCTGTACAGCAGATACATATATGAAAAAACAGCTTTAGGAGGTTATAAGAATAAGCATTCGCATATAATTAAATATGAGAATATGGAAAAAAAGGAATTATTCTTAAAAAAGGAGGACATCACAGATGAAATAGAATACGAATCAGACTCAGACTCAGACTCAGACTCAGACTCAGACTCAAAAACAGATAGCATTCCTAATTTAGATGGTATACAAGGATGATATAGATCGAAAATATTTAAGGGATAAATGGAATAAAGTGATATCTGTGTTATCACTTAGGTTCTCCCAAGGAGAGAATTTAGACATAGATAATGTATTATACATCATAGGACTGAGAGAATTTGGTCAGGTTAAAACAAAATTTTCAAAAGATCAAAAGGTAAACTTGATGCATATTGCCATTTGTAGACTGTTGGAGCCATATGGTTATTATGCTATGGAAGGTATAGATCATGATGGATGGCCTCATTATTCTGAAGTGGAGAAGCTTCCTAATATGAGTGTGGGAGAACAAACTATATTTTTAAAAAAGGCTGTAATAAATTATTTAGAAGACGAAAAAATTATATGATTCTTATGAGAAAAAAAACAAGCTTATTAATGATTTTGATGTATTTAAGTTTAAGTGCTATGGCACAGAAAGTTAAAGAGTTAAAGGAGGTGGTAGTTACCGATACTCAGTTTAGGGTTCCACTGAAAATTTCGGGAAATAGTGTAGTCCTTATTTCAGAAGAGGATATAGAAAAACAACAGGGCAAAAGTATATCTCAGTTAATAAATCAAGTTTCTGGTATAGAGATAAATGGAACTCATGGTAATTTGGGTAATAATTTAGCTTATTACATCAGAGGGGGTAGGACAAAGGATGTTCTCATATTAATAAATGGTAAGCCATTGACAGATCCTTCAGGAATTTCTTTTACTTACGATCTCAGGAATGTAGACTTATCTCAAGTGCAACAGATAGAAATAGTCAAAAGTGGAGCAAGTGCATTATATGGATCTAATGCAGCTACAGTAATAGATATAAAGCTAAAAAAATACTCTAAGGATTTGTCATTATCTACCAATCATAGATACTCTTCTCACAATACTTTTGACAATAATATTCAATTGTATCTAAATTCAGAAAATATCAATACGAGTATGTTTCTCAGTAATACTTATTCTGATGGGTTTTCATCTGCTAAGACAAATAATAGTGATGAAAAATTTGATAATGATGGATTCCACAGGCAAAATGCAACTGTTAATTTTATGGGTTCTCCATATGAAAATATATTTACAGAGGTAGAGGCGAGTTATACCAAATACAAGCATGATTACGATTTTGGATCATTCTCAGATGGCGAACAAAATGGAGTTAGTAAGCAGAAGAATATTTCTATTAAAGGGGTATATGAACCTGCAGAAGATTTATCTGTTTCCTTGTATTATTTGTTAAACGATATAAAAAGGGAAGATTTTACCTCTCTTGATAAGAGAAATAGTTTTTACAGAGGGATGTCCCACAATATGAAATTATATTTTAAGTATACTATTTCAGAGAGATTAAAAATATTGATTGGGTCGGACTATAATAGGTTTTCTATGGATAATCTATCATTTGGAAACACTGACAAAGGTAAATACGATGTTTTAGATGCTTATTTTTCTACTCTTTCTAATTGGAATGGGCTGAATTTTCATCTAGGAGCTAGATTAAATAATCATAGCAATTATGGAATGAATTTTGTGTATAACACGAGTTTGTCTTATTTATTTGGGATTACTGATAATACAGATTTAGTAATAAAAACGAATTTATCTAATTCTTTTAATGCTCCTAGTTTATATCAATTATTTTCTAAGTATGGATACAAAGAGCTAAAGCCTGAACAAATATACAATATAGAAGGAGGGATATCTCTATATTCATTTAACAGATTTAATTTGGATATTTTATATTTCCATAGGCAAGAAAATAATGCTATTATATACGATCGCATGCGTTATGCTAATATAGATGATAAGAGAACAGTTCATGGTAGTGAATTGAATTTGAAATACGATATAAATTACATGTTATCTATTTTGGGAGATGTTAGTCTTTTATGGACTGATAAAGAGGAATTATTTTACAAAATTCCAAAACAGAAATATGGAGTAGGAGTAAATATAATTCCATTTGAAAATTCTAATTTAAATCTGCAGTATAGATATACGAGTAAAAGAGAGGAAAATGTATATGATATGAAAGAGAAAAAGAGTATCGTAAAAACTTTAAAGCCATTTGGTTTATTAGATCTTCATGCTAATTATAAATTTTTAGAAGATAAGAATCTGACTTTATCACTATTTATATACAATCTGCTCGACAAAGACTTTATGACAATGTATGGTTATAATACCTCTGGGATAAGTTTTTCAATAGGTGTTAACTATGTGATATAGTTTTCTGTATATTTTTGTTATCTTACGGCGTAAAAACAGGAGGTATCTGTTTTCTGTTTTTTTGTTATTTCGTTTAAGATTTTAGATTGGTGTCAAGTAGTTAATTTTACATTTGAAATTTCAATTTTATACTGATATATATGTAACTCGATGGTTAGTTTTTGTAATTATGATTGTATAAAATAATACTTTAAATTTGTCTGCTTCTTTAAAAAGAAAAGAATATGATTTATTTTAAGCAAATACTAGAAAACGTTATTCTCGATAGAATATTTTTTGTTTTGTCTTTTTTGTCCTTGATTTTTCTAAATTCTTGTAGTTCTGGTGCAAGTAGTGCGACTGGATGGGGTTTTAATGATCCAGCAAATGGAGGTTTTTCTGTAAATACTGGTTATTCTGGTCAGCAAGCAGCTCCAGGATTAGTCTTTATAGAGGGTGGCTCTTTCATTATGGGAAGGTCTCGTGATGATGTAATGGCTGATTGGAATGTTACATCTATTAGGAAACACGTTCCTTCTTTTTTTATGGATGAGACCGAGGTAACTAATGTTATGTACAGGGAGTATTTATTTTGGTTACAGAGGGTTTTCCCTCCTTCAGAAGAATTTTTCAAAAATATTTATAAGTCGGCTCTCCCGGATACTTTGGTGTGGCGTGATAGATTTTCCTACAACGAAGTTTATGTCAATAATTATTTAAGACATCCCGCGTATAATGATTATCCTGTTGTTGGGGTGAGTTGGGTTCAAGCTACAAAGTACGCTGAGTGGAGGACGGATAGAGTAAATGAAAAGGCTCTGATAGATTTGGGAGTACTAAAGGACGTAAATGGTTCTAAGGATAAAATTATAAAGGGAGGTTCTAATTTTGTAACAGATGCATATTTAGATGATCCAGAAAAGGTGTTTGGTGGCAATACTGAGGGGGTTTATGAAAGGGGCTTACCTGATTATACTACTTCTTCTGAAGAGGTTACAAATTCTAATTTTGAAGGTAGACATGTAAATGTAGAGGATGGTATTTTATTACCTAAGTATAGGCTTCCTACAGAAGCTGAATGGGAGTATGCTGCACTTGCACTAATAGGTGAAAGAACAGGTAGTAATGTAGAAGGAGGCAGGCTTTATCCTTGGTCAGGTAAAAAGCTAACAGATGACGATGGTTACTTATTAGCTAACTTTAAATTAAGTCAAGGTAATTATAGTGGTGTTGCTGGATGGACTACTGATAAAGCAGATGTGACTGCTCCTGTAAAATCGTATCCGCCTAATGATTATGGCTTATATGATATGGCTGGTAATGTTTCTGAGTGGGTTTTAGATGTATATAGGCCTAGTGTTCAGGGAGAAGGAGATTTAGAAGATTTTAAGTATCATAGAGGTAATATTTTCAAAAAGTCCAAATTGGATGCTGAAGGTAATAGAGTTAGGGTTGGGGAAGAGGAAATAAAATACGATACTCTTGCAACTGGTAGGATTATGGCTAAGAATCTACCTGGTCAGTTATTAGAAGAGAATATCACACCCAATGATACTTATATGAGAAAAAATTATCAAATATCTGATAATAGGGATTATTTAGACGGAGATGAATTATCTGTTAAGGCTTCTTTCGGAGCTAAAAAGCCTATGTATAATGATCCAAAGAATACTGTAGAGGTAGACAATACGGGGAAAATAACTGGGAAGTACGACACCAAGGGGAGCACTTTCATAAATAATGATGTTAGGGTATATAAGGGTGGTTCTTGGGCAGATAGGGCTTTTTGGTTAGATCCTTCAAATAGAAGGTTTTTACATCAGGATTTATCTAATGCATTTATAGGGTTCAGGTGTGCTATGGATAAACTCGGAGAGGTATCCCTTAAAGGGAGACAATACGAAGGTGTTAGACAATAGCTTTTTCTCACCTGGAATATAAAAATACAAAGAACAGTAATATAGCCAGAGGCAGACTCTTATTTCAGTTTCTTTATGAAGAAGGCTACTTTTTTAAGTTTAGTTTCAGGCTTGGCTCTGTCTTGTTCTTGGCCGACTTATGGATTATCTTATCTGATTTTTTTCTCTTTTGTTCCTTTATTATTAGCCATAGATAGCTTAGGAGACCAAAGGTTTAGAACTATAAAGGTTTTTGGTCTTTCTTATATCTCTTTATTTATCTGGAATCTATCTACTACCTATTGGCTGTTTTATTCTACTGTTATAGGTGCTTTTTTGACTATTTCATCTACTGCTCTTTTTATGAGCATTATATTTGTAGTATACAGTAAGGTAAAAAAAATATTAGGATATAATTTATCTCTTATATTATTGGTTATGTTATTCATCTGCTATGAAAAGCTCCAGACAATATGGGATTTGGCATGGCCTTGGCTCAACTTAGGGAATGTGTTTTCTAATAATTCGGATATTGTCCAATGGTATGAATACACTGGTAGTCTAGGTGGTAGTTTATGGATTTGGGTTATAAATGTGGTCTCCTTTAAAAGTTATCTGTATTTCAGGAAAACAAAGCAAAAGTCTGTATTGAGGAAACAGAGCATATATATAGCATTGTGTATTACAGCTCCCATAATTATATCCCATTTAATATTGTCTAACTATGAAGAAAATGGTCAAAAGGTAGATGTTTGTATACTGCAGCCCAATATAGATAGTTACACAGAAAAGTTCAATTTTACTAATTATAGTATGATTGAAAATATATTTGATCTAGTTAAGGACGTAGATTTAACCGAAAAGGACTATCTAATATCTCCTGAAACTTCATTACCCAATCAAATAGACACATCTGAATTAGAGAGTGAAATAAGTATTTTAGAATTAAAAAAATATACAAGTCAATATCCTGAACTATACACTGTAATAGGAATAACTTCTAAAAGAGATTACAATCAAGGGGATGTTTTGCCCTATTCTGCCAGAAAGTATATAGATTACGATATTTGGTATGATATTTATAATTCAGCTATACAATTGCATGATGGGGATAGTATAGATATATATCACAAATCCAAACTAGTTCCTGGAGTGGAAATATTGCCATTTAGTAGTATAGTAAAGCCTATTATAGGCAATAGATTTGTAGATTTGGGAGGGGTATATGGAAGTTTAGGAACACAAGATAGTAGAGAGGTTTTTTTCAATAAAAATGGGATTAAAGTTGCCCCCATAATATGTTATGAATCTGTATTTGGACAATATATCACCGAATATTTAAAAAAAGGAGCAGAGTTATTATTTATAGTCACCAATGATGGTTGGTGGAGTGATAGTCAAGGACACAAACAACATCTAGCGTATTCTAAGATTAGGGCTATAGAAAATAGGAGATCAATAGCCAGATCTGCAAATACGGGAATATCTGCCATAATAAATCAGAAAGGGGAGATAGTAGACAGTCTACCATATGGTGAAAGAGGAGTATTAGAAGGTCAATTACATATTAATAAATCCCTTACTTTTTACTCTAAAAATGGAGACTATATAGCTAGGATAGCTCTTTTATTATCCGTAATAATCATACTTCTGTACATCTCAATTTTGTTGAAAATGAGATATATAAAAACTAGCTTAGATAGTTGATATAAATTATTTCAAGTGTACTTATTTTGTCAATCTTATGATATAAGATCACTTAGGGCTAATAACTTTTTTAGTGCTTTTTAGGTCGAATACATTATTTATAATGTCAATAGAGCTGCCATCATTTTTAATTATGTGATTGGCAATTTGTGTGGTTATTCTCTGTATCATCCTAGATGATATCAAATGGGCATCTTCTTTATTGAAAGAAGGCATTTTTTTTTCTAAAAAGTCTATTTCGGCATATTTTATATCATTTAGCATATCTCTAAAAGCATTTATGGTAGGGGCGAATTTCCTAGTTTTTACCCACTCGAGAAAATCTTTTTTATGCTCTTGTATTATCTCTTTGGCCAATGGTATCTGACTTTCTCTGTTTTTTAGAGTACTGCTTACTATTTTAGATATCTGATCTACATCTAGGTAAGTTATATTTTTCATCTCTTGTACTTTGTGATCTACATTTCTAGGAATAGATAAATCTAAAATCAAAATGTCTCTCTTAGAATAGATGTCATTTACTGTAATTAGGGGGACTGTTGATGATGTAGAAACTATCAATATATCAGCTAAATTTATTTGCTCAGTTATGTCTTTAGGGTCTACTAGATCCAATTTCATTTTTCCGGCAAATTTTTCTGCATTTTCTACTGTCCTGTTGTATAGTTTAATGCTTTTGCAAGTAGTGTGTTTTACTAAATTTTCACAAGTATTTTTGCCCATTTTTCCCATTCCATATAGTAAAATGGTCTTTTGAGGCAGAGTATCGACATTTTTAATAATATAATTAGCAGCTGCAAAAGAGACCGAAGCGGCCCCATCACTTAGAAGAGTGCTGTTTTTTATAGTTTTACTAGCCTGCATTACACTGTTTGTAAGCCTTTCGAAAAAACTGCTCAACACTCCATTTTTTTTAGAAGATCTAACAGCTTTTTTAAGTTGTCCTATGATTTCAAAATCTCCTAATATTTGACTTTTAAGACCACAACCGACTTCATATAAATGTGTTATAGCTTTTTGATCAGTATAGGTATAGCTTATGCTATCAAATAAATCTTTATTTCCATTGGAATATTTACAGAATATATCGATTAAGAGACTTTTATCATGAGCAAAAGCGTAGAGTTCAGTTCTGTTACAAGTTGAAATAATCAGCAGTGAGTCTACCCCTAGACCTAGAGCATACTTAAAAACATCTTCTTTAAGATCTTCAGAAATATTGAAAAGCCCTCTCAATTCGCTATTTGCCTTCTCATAACTCAATCCAACGACAAACAGATGTTTCCCTTGCTCTATGTGCTCAATCATATACTCAGTCGGATAAAAATAATATTGTAAAAATAGGTATTAAAATACGTAATAACAGACCAACGCGAAGGTAAAAATAAAAAGCTTGTAATTAAAATGAGCAGTTATAAAATGTGTAAGAAATGAAAGGGTAATTATTTTACAGACTAATTAAATTTTAAGTTGGATTATCTTTGGGGGTTGAATTTGAAAGAGTGTCTATAATATTTTCTTAGGATGAGAACTACTGTGCTGCGAATTTTACTTTTGACTTTTGATATCTTATAATTTTAGAAATGCATATTGAGTTTAAAGATAGAATAAGAGTTTCAAAATACATAGATGATGTAGACATTTGTAAGGCACAGATCTTAAAATGGACTAATTCTAAGTACGATAAAGCAATACTGTTAGATTCTAATCAATACAATAGAGATAAATACAAAACTTTTGATTTCATCTTGGCATTGGGAGTTGAAAGAGAATTATTATGTGAATCTGAAAAAGGAGCTTTTGATGAGTTGATTTCTTTTAGAAAAGAAGTAGATGATTGGCTTTTTGGTCATTTTAGTTATGATTTAAAAAACGATACGGAAGAGGTATATTCTAGAAATTTCGATGGAATTAATTTTCCATCTATGTATTTTTTTCAGCCACAAAAAATTTTTATTTTAAAGGGTAATGTTTTAGAGTGTTTAGCATTAAAAAATGTAAGTGTCGAGGAAATAGAAAATGATTTTTTCCAAATATTAAATTTAAATACGGAGACTGATACATCTGTTTTACAGTGTGAGATAGAGATAAAAAATCGCATTTCTAAAGAGGCCTATATAATGGCTGTAAAAAAATTATTGGAAGAAATTCAAAAAGGAAATATCTATGAAGTAAATTTTTGTCAAGAATTTTTTGCAGAAGAGATCACTATACGACCCGAAGATGTATTTAAGTCTTTAAATAGTATTTCCAAAGCTCCATTTTCTTGTTTTTACAAGTTTGAAGATCGGTTTTTGATTTGTGCTTCTCCAGAGAGATTTTTGAAGAAAACAGAGGATAAAATCATTTCTCAACCTATTAAGGGGACGGCAAAAAGAGGAGATAAATATGAGGATCCTTTAATTATTGAATCCTTGAAAAACTCTTTGAAAGAGCAAACAGAAAATATAATAGTAGTAGATTTAGTTAGGAATGATCTCTCTCATTTCGCTGCTGACAATAGTGTTAAAGTAGAAGAATTATGCGGGGTTTACACATTCGAACAAGTACATCAGTTAATATCGACTATAACAGCGGAATTAAAAAGTGATGTTTCAATAGAAAATGTGATAAAAAAGGCTTTCCCAATGGGATCTATGACTGGAGCACCTAAAATAAAAGCCATGCAATTATTAGAAAAATATGAGAGCACAAAAAGGGGTATATATTCTGGATCGGTTGGCTATATCACCCCTGGAGGGGATTTTGATTTTAATGTTGTAATACGCAGTATTCTTTATAATAGCACAAAAAAGTATGTGTCGTTTATCACTGGAGGCGCTATTACCTCTCTATCTATTCCCGAAGAAGAATATCAAGAGTGTATGTTAAAAGCAAAGGCAATGATAAAAGTATTAAGTGAATATAGATAATTCAAAGTTATATAAAATGGAATATATCGCTAAAAATAAGGAAGACTTATTTGCTATAGCAAAGGATATTATCACGAGAAAAACATCAAAGATATTTTGTCTAAATGGAGAGATGGGAGTTGGCAAAACTACTTTGATAAAAGAAATATTAAAAGTTTTAGGTGTAGAAGATAATACTTCTAGCCCCAGTTTTTCAATCATAAATGAATATCTTTCTGCTTTGGACAGTTCGCCTATTTATCATTTAGATTTTTATAGGTTAAATGACAAATTTGAGATTTACGATACGGGATGTGAAGAGTATTTTTATTCTGGTTATTATTGTTTTATAGAGTGGAGCGATAAGTTTGCTGATATAATACCAGAGGGAGCTGTTCGGATTAACATGAAACTAAGTGGATATAACAGAATTATACAGTGCAATTATTAAAGAGGTTTTATTACTACATAATAGGGATTGGAATAGGTATATTAATAACATATTTCTTTTTTAGAGATAGAGATATTTCTTTTTCGTATATGCCTACAGCCAGAGTGTTAAAAAATATAAATAGCAAATATTTATTATTCACAGATGAATCAAAGCAACAGTTAGAGAGTTTGGATATAGATACCCTTCAAGTAAAAAAAATGTTGAAAGATGGAGATGTAAATTTCTCCGAGAGCGATACTTCTTTAGATTCTTGTAAGATATATCAGATAGAATCCGAATCTTTCATTGTGAGAGTAAAAAACTGTGATAGTACAGCTCTTTTAATTCATGCTAAAAGAAAAAATGATTAAAATATTTAGGTTTAAATATTTAGGAGGGAAAAAATAAAGTTTTATAATTAAAAGTGACTCCGGCAGGATTCAAACCTGCAACCTCTTGAGCCGTAATCAAGTGCACTATTCAGTTATGCTACGGAGCCTAATTTGGACCTCAAAATTAACAGTTTTTTTGCCAAAAAACTAAGAGTTAGAATAAATCTCTTCCCTTATCTTTTTTATATCACTAGAGGATATATACTCATCGTAAGTACAGTTTTTGTCTATAGTGCCATTGGGAGTTATCTCTATAATTCTGTTGGCCACTGTTTGGACAAATTCGTGATCGTGTGTTGTCAATAATACGGTTCCCTTAAATGTCTTTAAAGAATTATTAAAAGCAGTTATGGACTCCATATCTAAATGCCTAGTAGGCTCATCTAAAAGTAGCACATTAGCTCTCAATAACATCATTCTAGAGATCATACACCTGACTTTCTCCCCACCTGAAAGCACATTACAAGGCTTTAGAGCTTCTTCTTTAGAAAAGAGCATTTTACCTAAAAATCCTCTTATAAAAATTTCATCTTTCTCATTGTCTTTAGCATATCTAGTCAGCCACTCTACCAGATTGTCATCACTTTGAAAATACTCAGAGTTATCATAAGGCAAAAAAGCAGTTTTGGTAGTTATTCCCCAGTTGTATTCTCCAGAGTCTGGTTCAATTTCTCCTGCTAATATTTGATAAAAATATGTGGTGGCTAAACTGTTTTTAGATAAAATGGCTACTTTATCTCCTTTGTTTAAATTGATATCAATATTTTTGAACAGGCATTCTCCTTCTAAGGATTTAGACATTTTTTTGACATGCAATATTTGATCTCCTACCTCTCTTTCTTGTTCGAAGATAATACCTGGATATTTTCTATTAGATGGTTTTATCTCATCTATATTGAGTTTTTCTAATAACTTTTTTCTA is a genomic window containing:
- the gldJ gene encoding gliding motility lipoprotein GldJ, yielding MIYFKQILENVILDRIFFVLSFLSLIFLNSCSSGASSATGWGFNDPANGGFSVNTGYSGQQAAPGLVFIEGGSFIMGRSRDDVMADWNVTSIRKHVPSFFMDETEVTNVMYREYLFWLQRVFPPSEEFFKNIYKSALPDTLVWRDRFSYNEVYVNNYLRHPAYNDYPVVGVSWVQATKYAEWRTDRVNEKALIDLGVLKDVNGSKDKIIKGGSNFVTDAYLDDPEKVFGGNTEGVYERGLPDYTTSSEEVTNSNFEGRHVNVEDGILLPKYRLPTEAEWEYAALALIGERTGSNVEGGRLYPWSGKKLTDDDGYLLANFKLSQGNYSGVAGWTTDKADVTAPVKSYPPNDYGLYDMAGNVSEWVLDVYRPSVQGEGDLEDFKYHRGNIFKKSKLDAEGNRVRVGEEEIKYDTLATGRIMAKNLPGQLLEENITPNDTYMRKNYQISDNRDYLDGDELSVKASFGAKKPMYNDPKNTVEVDNTGKITGKYDTKGSTFINNDVRVYKGGSWADRAFWLDPSNRRFLHQDLSNAFIGFRCAMDKLGEVSLKGRQYEGVRQ
- a CDS encoding amino acid ABC transporter substrate-binding protein encodes the protein MIRYFISFSQKKRNIIFLLTFLITYISHGQEKHTKLHKIIQGETVYSICKMYSISEDAFFKYNPDINRDSLKIGDSVIIVDDNYISYHVKSKETLFSISREYNISIDELKRINPFLKDGLKAGNVLLIPVVKEEDLNDVDVALESDLDTQKRVESIELGITEDNSQRYYDSLDIKAAQRVDYVSVKDTLHKRSLDVCLMLPFNKSEVSYSFYNGVRFALDSISIEGVDIKLSVYDTRNDRRIIDSIIKRDDFSNTDIIIGPLYSSNVEFLSDKLRGRIPIIVSPLSKRIVLDKRPNIVNTVSYAEDMHNTILSYFVQNYSSGRICIVGTYDDYKEFLKVKKFISKVAPIDSVQSILLEKHKLERDTLMVKIDSFAVNNFILATKDDVITTDLISSVYGLGDTVIPKIFLLEKTDMIEKLESEYLSNVELHFPDVNHIDYRDEDTKEFLKRYRNKYYTEPDKYGLIGFDVTYDILSKKIFGKDINTPTKGLYSRYIYEKTALGGYKNKHSHIIKYENMEKKELFLKKEDITDEIEYESDSDSDSDSDSDSKTDSIPNLDGIQG
- the hemA gene encoding glutamyl-tRNA reductase codes for the protein MIEHIEQGKHLFVVGLSYEKANSELRGLFNISEDLKEDVFKYALGLGVDSLLIISTCNRTELYAFAHDKSLLIDIFCKYSNGNKDLFDSISYTYTDQKAITHLYEVGCGLKSQILGDFEIIGQLKKAVRSSKKNGVLSSFFERLTNSVMQASKTIKNSTLLSDGAASVSFAAANYIIKNVDTLPQKTILLYGMGKMGKNTCENLVKHTTCKSIKLYNRTVENAEKFAGKMKLDLVDPKDITEQINLADILIVSTSSTVPLITVNDIYSKRDILILDLSIPRNVDHKVQEMKNITYLDVDQISKIVSSTLKNRESQIPLAKEIIQEHKKDFLEWVKTRKFAPTINAFRDMLNDIKYAEIDFLEKKMPSFNKEDAHLISSRMIQRITTQIANHIIKNDGSSIDIINNVFDLKSTKKVISPK
- a CDS encoding TonB-dependent receptor plug domain-containing protein; its protein translation is MRKKTSLLMILMYLSLSAMAQKVKELKEVVVTDTQFRVPLKISGNSVVLISEEDIEKQQGKSISQLINQVSGIEINGTHGNLGNNLAYYIRGGRTKDVLILINGKPLTDPSGISFTYDLRNVDLSQVQQIEIVKSGASALYGSNAATVIDIKLKKYSKDLSLSTNHRYSSHNTFDNNIQLYLNSENINTSMFLSNTYSDGFSSAKTNNSDEKFDNDGFHRQNATVNFMGSPYENIFTEVEASYTKYKHDYDFGSFSDGEQNGVSKQKNISIKGVYEPAEDLSVSLYYLLNDIKREDFTSLDKRNSFYRGMSHNMKLYFKYTISERLKILIGSDYNRFSMDNLSFGNTDKGKYDVLDAYFSTLSNWNGLNFHLGARLNNHSNYGMNFVYNTSLSYLFGITDNTDLVIKTNLSNSFNAPSLYQLFSKYGYKELKPEQIYNIEGGISLYSFNRFNLDILYFHRQENNAIIYDRMRYANIDDKRTVHGSELNLKYDINYMLSILGDVSLLWTDKEELFYKIPKQKYGVGVNIIPFENSNLNLQYRYTSKREENVYDMKEKKSIVKTLKPFGLLDLHANYKFLEDKNLTLSLFIYNLLDKDFMTMYGYNTSGISFSIGVNYVI
- the lnt gene encoding apolipoprotein N-acyltransferase; its protein translation is MKKATFLSLVSGLALSCSWPTYGLSYLIFFSFVPLLLAIDSLGDQRFRTIKVFGLSYISLFIWNLSTTYWLFYSTVIGAFLTISSTALFMSIIFVVYSKVKKILGYNLSLILLVMLFICYEKLQTIWDLAWPWLNLGNVFSNNSDIVQWYEYTGSLGGSLWIWVINVVSFKSYLYFRKTKQKSVLRKQSIYIALCITAPIIISHLILSNYEENGQKVDVCILQPNIDSYTEKFNFTNYSMIENIFDLVKDVDLTEKDYLISPETSLPNQIDTSELESEISILELKKYTSQYPELYTVIGITSKRDYNQGDVLPYSARKYIDYDIWYDIYNSAIQLHDGDSIDIYHKSKLVPGVEILPFSSIVKPIIGNRFVDLGGVYGSLGTQDSREVFFNKNGIKVAPIICYESVFGQYITEYLKKGAELLFIVTNDGWWSDSQGHKQHLAYSKIRAIENRRSIARSANTGISAIINQKGEIVDSLPYGERGVLEGQLHINKSLTFYSKNGDYIARIALLLSVIIILLYISILLKMRYIKTSLDS